A genome region from Zootoca vivipara chromosome 11, rZooViv1.1, whole genome shotgun sequence includes the following:
- the CTXN3 gene encoding cortexin-3 produces the protein MMKRRRLWNSFVPISWRMDGEPFTSAFFSSGNIPAETGITLEQKTTFVFVVLLFIFLGILIVRCFRILLDPYRSMPTSTWADGLNGLEKGQFDYALA, from the coding sequence ATGATGAAAAGAAGAAGATTGTGGAATTCCTTTGTTCCTATTTCCTGGAGAATGGATGGCGAACCCTTCACCTCTGCTTTCTTCTCTTCTGGGAACATTCCCGCAGAAACCGGCATCACCCtggaacagaaaacaacctttgtcTTTGtcgttttattattcattttccttGGCATCCTCATTGTCCGATGTTTTCGGATTCTCCTTGACCCATATAGGAGCATGCCAACCTCTACCTGGGCAGATGGACTCAACGGACTAGAGAAAGGACAATTTGATTATGCTCTGGCTTAA